The following coding sequences lie in one Bacteroidota bacterium genomic window:
- a CDS encoding AMP-binding protein, with protein MIKENFIELIEKSIKSNWNIVAFSDFRGKGYTYSEVAKEIARLHKIFQACDVQKTDKIALIGKNSCNWCIAYLATLTYGAVIVPILPDFLSDDVHHIVNHSESKLLFSSDSIYENLEWAEMPDIKAIFSLTDFSVLHAKEDEDISKKVADAGKSFSENYRDSAVLPENIKYEPIPNSQLAIINYTSGTTGFSKGVMLNFNAMAANIIYAQENMPLKPGDKIVSFLPLAHTYGCSFEFIFPFTLGCHITFLSKIPSPNIVIEAFKEVKPRLILSVPLVIEKIYKKQIAPVLEQQPLRFLLKLPFVSCLIYKKIKKEIDAAFGGNFQEVVIGGAAFNPEVEKFFRKIHFRFSLGYGMTECAPLISYANWQRIKPASAGKLIDFLQMKIDSPDPEKVVGEILLKGENIMLGYYKNDKATQSVFDSEGWFHTGDLGLTDDEQFIYIKGRSKYMILGPSGQNIYPEEIEAKLDNLMLVQDSIVIEEENKIVALISPDFDMMEKHHIKFESLEPFMEKYRTLINRRLPAYSQISKMRLYDKEFEKTPKSSIKRYLYTR; from the coding sequence ATGATAAAGGAAAATTTTATTGAGCTAATTGAAAAAAGCATTAAGTCGAATTGGAATATTGTGGCTTTTTCTGATTTCAGAGGAAAGGGTTATACCTATTCCGAAGTAGCTAAAGAAATTGCAAGACTCCATAAGATTTTTCAGGCATGTGATGTACAGAAAACAGATAAAATTGCACTGATAGGTAAAAATTCCTGCAACTGGTGTATTGCATACCTGGCGACCCTGACTTATGGAGCGGTAATTGTTCCTATACTTCCCGATTTTTTATCTGATGATGTCCATCATATTGTAAACCACTCTGAATCGAAGTTGCTTTTTTCAAGCGACAGCATTTATGAAAATCTTGAATGGGCCGAAATGCCCGATATTAAAGCAATTTTTTCACTCACTGACTTTTCGGTTTTGCATGCAAAGGAAGATGAGGATATTTCAAAAAAAGTTGCAGATGCCGGTAAATCTTTTAGTGAAAATTATCGGGACAGTGCTGTTCTTCCTGAAAATATTAAATATGAGCCAATTCCCAATAGCCAGTTGGCTATTATCAACTATACCTCTGGAACCACAGGGTTTTCGAAAGGAGTCATGTTGAATTTTAATGCAATGGCTGCTAATATTATTTATGCTCAGGAAAATATGCCTTTAAAGCCGGGGGATAAGATTGTTTCATTTTTACCATTGGCCCATACTTACGGTTGTTCCTTCGAGTTTATTTTTCCTTTTACACTGGGCTGCCACATCACTTTCCTGAGTAAAATTCCATCCCCAAACATTGTTATTGAGGCTTTTAAGGAAGTTAAGCCTCGCCTTATCCTGTCGGTTCCTCTGGTGATTGAAAAAATATATAAAAAGCAAATTGCCCCGGTGCTTGAACAGCAGCCTTTAAGGTTTCTTTTAAAGCTTCCTTTTGTCAGTTGTTTGATATATAAAAAAATAAAAAAGGAAATAGATGCTGCTTTTGGCGGTAATTTTCAGGAGGTGGTCATTGGCGGGGCTGCTTTTAATCCGGAAGTTGAAAAATTTTTCAGGAAAATACATTTCCGTTTTTCACTGGGATATGGAATGACGGAATGTGCGCCTCTTATCAGCTATGCAAATTGGCAAAGGATTAAACCTGCTTCAGCCGGTAAACTGATCGATTTTCTTCAGATGAAAATCGATTCGCCTGATCCTGAAAAGGTTGTGGGCGAGATTTTGCTTAAGGGCGAGAATATTATGCTGGGTTATTATAAAAACGATAAAGCTACCCAAAGTGTATTTGACAGCGAAGGTTGGTTCCATACCGGTGATTTGGGGTTAACCGATGATGAACAGTTTATTTATATCAAAGGAAGAAGCAAATATATGATCCTTGGGCCATCCGGACAGAATATTTATCCCGAGGAAATTGAGGCTAAATTGGATAACCTGATGTTGGTACAGGATTCAATCGTTATTGAAGAAGAGAACAAAATAGTTGCCTTGATTTCTCCTGATTTTGATATGATGGAAAAACATCATATCAAATTCGAATCGCTTGAGCCTTTTATGGAGAAATATAGAACACTCATCAACCGGAGGCTCCCGGCTTACTCACAAATTTCGAAGATGAGATTATATGACAAGGAGTTTGAGAAAACGCCTAAGAGCAGCATCAAACGTTATCTTTATACCCGGTAA